The following proteins are co-located in the Camelina sativa cultivar DH55 chromosome 12, Cs, whole genome shotgun sequence genome:
- the LOC104732475 gene encoding transmembrane 9 superfamily member 12, translating into MFGVYRAFVLLVFVTQLCNGFYLPGSYMHTYSDGDSIFAKVNSLTSIETELPFSYYSLPYCQPLEGIKKSAENLGELLMGDQIDNSAYRFRMRTNESLYLCTTSPLNEHEVKLLKQRTRELYQVNMILDNLPALRFAKQNGVTIQWTGYPVGYSPPNGNDDYIINHLKFKVLVHEYEGNVMEVIGTGEEGMGVISEADKKKALGYEIVGFEVVPCSVKYDPEKMTKLHMYDSVPSVNCPLELDKAQIIKEHERITFTYEVEFVKSETRWPSRWDAYLKMEGARVHWFSILNSLMVIFFLAGIVFVIFLRTVRRDLTKYEELDKEAQAQMNEELSGWKLVVGDVFREPEMSKLLCIMVGDGVRITGMAVVTIVFAALGFMSPASRGMLLTGMIILYLFLGIAAGYAGVRLWRTVKGTSEGWRSLSWSIACFFPGIAFVILTVLNFLLWSSNSTGAIPISLYFELLALWFCISVPLTLFGGFLGTRAEAIQFPVRTNQIPREIPERKYPSWLLVLGAGTLPFGTLFIELFFIFSSIWLGRFYYVFGFLLIVLLLLVVVCAEVSVVLTYMHLCVEDWRWWWKAFYASGSVALYVFAYSINYLVFDLQSLSGPVSAMLYIGYSLLMAIAIMLATGTIGFLTSFYFVHYLFSSVKID; encoded by the coding sequence ATGTTTGGTGTGTACCGAGCTTTCGTGTTGCTGGTGTTTGTTACCCAGCTTTGCAATGGGTTTTACCTGCCAGGGAGTTATATGCATACGTATTCAGATGGGGACTCTATCTTTGCCAAAGTTAATTCTTTGACTTCTATTGAAACTGAGCTTCCTTTCAGCTACTATAGTCTTCCGTACTGCCAACCACTCGAGGGTATCAAGAAAAGTGCTGAGAATCTTGGGGAGCTTCTCATGGGGGATCAGATTGATAATTCTGCTTACAGGTTTCGGATGAGGACGAACGAGTCTCTCTACCTATGCACCACCAGCCCTCTGAATGAGCATGAGGTCAAGCTCTTGAAACAGAGAACCCGTGAGTTGTATCAAGTGAATATGATTCTGGATAACTTGCCAGCTTTGAGATTCGCTAAGCAAAATGGGGTTACTATCCAGTGGACTGGATATCCTGTTGGCTATTCGCCACCAAACGGCAATGATGATTATATCATTAATCACCTCAAGTTTAAGGTCTTGGTCCATGAATACGAAGGCAATGTCATGGAGGTCATTGGTACTGGCGAAGAAGGTATGGGTGTCATTTCTGAAGCTGATAAAAAGAAGGCCCTTGGCTATGAGATTGTTGGATTTGAGGTTGTTCCCTGCAGTGTTAAATATGATCCTGAGAAGATGACAAAACTTCACATGTATGACTCCGTTCCTTCAGTTAACTGTCCACTGGAGCTTGACAAAGCTCAGATCATCAAAGAACATGAAAGAATAACCTTCACTTATGAAGTCGAATTTGTTAAGAGTGAGACAAGATGGCCATCCAGATGGGATGCCTATTTGAAAATGGAAGGTGCTCGTGTTCATTGGTTCTCTATTCTGAACTCGCTTATGGTGATCTTCTTTCTCGCCGGTATAGTTTTTGTCATATTCCTGAGGACAGTGAGAAGGGATTTGACCAAGTACGAGGAATTGGACAAGGAAGCACAGGCACAGATGAATGAGGAGCTCTCTGGATGGAAACTTGTTGTCGGAGATGTGTTCAGAGAACCAGAAATGTCAAAGCTTCTATGCATTATGGTGGGAGACGGGGTTCGGATTACAGGAATGGCTGTTGTCACCATTGTTTTCGCTGCACTTGGATTCATGTCGCCTGCTTCAAGAGGAATGCTACTAACAGGGATGATTATTCTCTATCTTTTCTTGGGTATTGCTGCTGGGTACGCTGGTGTTCGTCTCTGGAGAACCGTCAAGGGAACTTCAGAAGGATGGAGATCGCTTTCCTGGTCCATCGCATGCTTCTTCCCGGGTATTGCTTTTGTTATACTAACAGTGCTGAACTTCCTTCTCTGGAGCAGCAACAGCACTGGAGCTATCCCAATCTCATTGTACTTTGAGCTCTTGGCTCTCTGGTTCTGCATCTCAGTTCCTCTCACCCTGTTTGGAGGATTCTTAGGCACACGAGCAGAAGCAATCCAGTTTCCAGTGAGAACCAACCAGATTCCAAGGGAAATCCCGGAACGGAAGTACCCCTCATGGCTTCTAGTCCTTGGGGCAGGAACCCTTCCTTTTGGAACGCTATTCATAGAactgttcttcatcttctccagcATATGGTTAGGGAGATTCTACTATGTATTTGGGTTCTTACTCATAGTCCTGCTCCTCTTGGTAGTTGTGTGTGCAGAAGTATCAGTGGTCTTGACCTATATGCACCTCTGCGTTGAAGattggaggtggtggtggaaaGCCTTCTATGCGTCTGGTTCAGTCGCATTGTACGTTTTTGCTTACTCCATCAACTATTTGGTCTTTGATCTGCAAAGTCTGAGCGGACCCGTCTCCGCCATGCTTTACATTGGTTACTCTCTGCTCATGGCAATTGCAATCATGCTCGCCACTGGAACCATTGGCTTCCTCACCTCCTTTTACTTCGTCCACTATCTCTTTTCCTCTGTCAAAATCGATTGA
- the LOC104732473 gene encoding LOW QUALITY PROTEIN: uncharacterized protein LOC104732473 (The sequence of the model RefSeq protein was modified relative to this genomic sequence to represent the inferred CDS: inserted 2 bases in 1 codon; deleted 3 bases in 2 codons; substituted 4 bases at 4 genomic stop codons), whose protein sequence is MSGDGGGGRERMMMKEDGRGGRHLWVGNLPHGILERDLADRFLRFGELGSLAFQPGRSYAFVKFKHDEDAFAAIGSLQGFPLAGNPLRIEFAKAEKSSTGSCTEDLFHHDEQRSAGSGSSFVQNDSRTHYDSPDAPDTYSKSKMGDRNAEPSEVLYIEFPASLKVDDALLRKVFSSFGEITKVTVFPGRSYAFVQFWNLMAACEAKETFQGKLFGNPRVHICFAKSEPSSSNSGRRPSSRSLSPAYRSVDRLGXLQDRNYGSISRITNGREPQYISDKDLEDSEDYMYNKKGVSRTDEGPAYGRLRDTNRFPQDMHEYHGSPRELGLAFCDDLHRFPSRSSVYEEPWDLHEDDYYYQESKRQKTRFVQLKRLLSGQQLYGIXQARRPFSSSSADFSPKDAFERNYEAGQLRYKQTVEQPVNLAIRNGDKSRLREAHDQLMGVYSLPSIVPELNRPSLKDWNWEGTIAKGGNPICRVKCFPVVKVMDMMLXVALTPEFLDCTARTGLDMLAKHYYQSSKACVVFFVPGSDADIVFYNEFMHSREEKQRAAVSKLDDTTTLFLVPPSDFSEKVLKVPGKLSISGVILRLEHGGSRSGLRDGQSASMELYIVSKHDQLSDRYSRSDWPPRDTNTRGSQMQPVIDHTVQRHSGFDPGKQPCADLSRYHDTETLVHPRFQPEQLTCLPERYAPENRANFSHLQHVQTLSVPQLVSPRDQNVQVQGSNSQQEEETEDNPQKRLXATLXLAAALLQQIQQARPS, encoded by the exons ATG TCAGGCGACGGTGGAGGAGGCagggagaggatgatgatgaaggaagACGGCAGAGGAGGACGGCATCTCTGGGTTGGAAACCTTCCTCATGGGATACTGGAACGTGACTTAGCCGACCGGTTCTTAAGGTTTGGAGAATTGGGAAGCTTAGCGTTTCAGCCTGGACGGAGCTACGCCTTCGTTAAGTTTAAGCACGACGAGGATGCATTCGCTGCCATTGGGTCTCTTCAAGGCTTCCCACTCGCTGGAAACCCACTTAGGATCGAGTTTGCTAAGGCG GAAAAGTCATCAACTGGATCATGCACAGAAGATTTATTTCATCATGATGAACAGCGGTCTGCAGGAAGTGGGTCATCTTTTGTTCAAAATGACTCCAGAACGCATTATGATAGCCCAGACGCCCCAGACACATATAGCAAATCAAAAATGGGTGATAGAAATGCAGAACCCAGTGAAGTACTATATATAGAGTTTCCGGCTTCGTTGAAAGTAGATGATGCGCTCTTGAGGAAGGTCTTTTCTTCGTTTGGAGAAATAACAAAGGTCACGGTATTCCCTGGTCGCAGTTATGCATTTGTTCAGTTCTGGAATCTGATGGCAGCATGTGAGGCGAAAGAAACTTTTCAGGGGAAGTTATTTGGCAATCCTCGAGTGCATATTTGTTTTGCAAAGAGTGAACCTTCCTCATCTAACAGTGGAAGGCGTCCGTCCAGTAGATCACTCTCTCCGGCTTACAGATCTGTTGATCGACTGGG TCTTCAGGATAGAAATTATGGAAGCATCAGCAGAATTACCAATGGGAGGGAACCACAATACATATCGGATAAGGATTTGGAAGATTCTGAAGATTACATGTATAACAAGAAAGGAGTCTCAAGGACTGATGAAGGTCCTGCATATGGAAGG TTGAGGGATACAAATAGATTTCCGCAGGATATGCATGAATATCATGGTAGTCCTAGGGAATTGGGTTTGGCATTCTGTGATGATCTTCACAGATTCCCGTCAAGGAGTTCAGTGTATGAAGAGCCATGGGATTTACATGAAGATGACTACTACTACCAAGAATCCAAGAGACAGAAGACAAGATTCGTGCAGCTTAAGAGGCTGCTCTCAGGGCAGCAGCTTTATGGTATATAGCAAGCAAGACGCCCTTTTTCCAGTTCATCTGCTGATTTTTCCCCAAAAGATGCATTCGAGCGGAATTATGAGGCTGGACAGTTAAGATACAAGCAAACGGTTGAGCAGCCGGTAAATCTAGCTATCAGGAACGGGGACAAGAGTCGCTTACGAGAAGCACATGACCAGTTAATGGGAGTTTACTCTCTGCCATCAATTGTCCCTGAATTGAATCGACCATCACTAAAGGACTGGAACTGGGAAGGGACTATTGCAAAAGGAGGCAATCCCATATGTCGTGTTAAATGCTTTCCTGTGGTCAAAGTGATGGACATGATGCTATAAGTAGCTCTTac GCCTGAGTTTCTAGATTGCACAGCAAGAACTGGTTTAGACATGCTGGCCAAGCATTACTACCAATCATCTAAAGCGTGTGTGGTTTTCTTTGTTCCTGGAAGTGATGCTGATATTGTGTTTTATAATGAATTTATGCATTCTCGGGAGGAGAAGCAACGAGCAGCTGTTTCTAAATTGGATGACACAACAACGTTGTTCCTCGTGCCTCCATCTGATTTCTCCGAGAAAGTACTTAAAGTTCCCGGGAAACTTAGCATCTCTGGAGTTATTCTACGGTTAGAACATGGTGGATCTAGATCTGGGCTG CGAGATGGTCAAAGTGCATCTATGGAACTATACATCGTGAGCAAGCATGATCAGTTGAGTGACCGATATTCTAGATCGGACTGGCCACCACGTGATACCAACACCAGAGGTTCACAGATGCAACCCGTCATTGATCATACTGTTCAAAGACATAGTGGTTTTGATCCTGGGAAGCAGCCATGTGCAGATCTAAGTCGTTATCATGATACGGAAACTCTAGTTCATCCAAGGTTTCAGCCTGAACAGCTTACATGTTTACCTGAAAGATATGCACCAGAAAACCGAGCAAATTTCAGCCATTTGCAACACGTTCAGACACTAAGCGTACCGCAATTGGTATCTCCAAGAGATCAAAATGTACAGGTACAAGGTAGCAACAGccagcaagaagaagaaactgaggaTAATCCACAAAAGCGTCTTTAGGCAACATTATAGCTAGCAGCAGCACTTCTCCAGCAAATTCAACAAGCTAGACCGAGTTAA
- the LOC104733770 gene encoding LOW QUALITY PROTEIN: uncharacterized protein LOC104733770 (The sequence of the model RefSeq protein was modified relative to this genomic sequence to represent the inferred CDS: inserted 5 bases in 3 codons), translated as MTTKPYKTHKNGGKSQDLGQTKVGGTDDMVKSKTCFVCDGKDDWVLVCYGEXPIAIHQSCASDEPDSDEFGNIYCPYCWYKRVVSKCVELQKNLMVSGKSIKRCRETLGGVGLRLMMDIETEYVENVVEVNVSEGRTLASGDHSENIWEGDGLKNKKNQKLNEVAAXTHSRKFFKAVDNGLGKGRKQLGRFNEKNHETYVAFVFNMGEDHEGSNFDVGRERKPQTRCNNINHNTAQAHSFVVVVKTREKRRYSEKNQQNRTVSGTNEQDVSINDEGKQVRDSDFSDGRSGQGYFHEINQQKKVSSTERFEQKXPRTDKRVSYGSGLGERRYRYKRYIEKNLLLKTIETEDLAKEIFKNRKRKREREVERDGDDFLVILSGKRVGRKLIGKQPYVWFAISRIILVKGVLLFLGGHENKRLSLAPRLKPNIGQWLKRFVNYFGCFLKDKWKMMNKIPCDTGNWVRLANERQPNYYVSEVSSQ; from the exons ATGACTACT AAACCCTATAAAACTCACAAGAATGGAGGAAAGAGTCAAGATTTAGGGCAAACTAAGGTAGGTGGTACTGATGATATGGTAAAGTCTAAGACTTGTTTCGTGTGTGATGGGAAAGACGATTGGGTGTTGGTGTGTTACGGAGA GCCCATAGCTATTCACCAAAGCTGTGCATCTGATGAACCTGATTCCGATGAATTCGGCAACATTTATTGTCCTTATTGTTGGTATAAGAGAGTGGTTTCCAAGTGTGTTGAGCTACAGAAAAACCTTATGGTGAGTGGCAAGTCTATAAAGAGATGTAGAGAGACTTTAGGAGGAGTTGGTTTGAGGCTGATGATGGATATTGAAACTGAATATGTGGAGAATGTTGTGGAGGTTAATGTCTCAGAAGGTAGAACATTAGCAAGTGGAGATCATAGTGAGAATATATGGGAAGGTGATggattgaaaaataaaaagaatcagaagTTGAATGAAGTTGCGGC GACTCATTCTCGGAAATTTTTTAAGGCTGTTGATAATGGTTTGGGTAAGGGAAGAAAGCAGCTAGGAAGATTTAATGAGAAGAATCATGAAACTTATGTTGCTTTCGTTTTTAATATGGGTGAGGACCATGAAGGAAGCAATTTTGACGTAGGTAGGGAAAGAAAACCACAGACAAGATGCAACAATATAAACCATAACACAGCACAAGCTCACAGTTTTGTTGTGGTTGtcaaaacaagagagaagaggagataCAGTGAGAAAAATCAGCAAAACAGAACAGTTTCAGGAACTAATGAGCAGGACGTCTCTATTAATGATGAAGGAAAACAAGTGCGAGATTCTGATTTCAGTGACGGAAGAAGTGGGCAAGGATATTTCCATGAGATTAACCAGCAAAAGAAAGTGTCATCTACTGAAAGATTTGAGCAGA GTCCTAGGACCGATAAAAGGGTGTCATACGGTTCTGGATTAGGGGAGCGGAGATATCGGTATAAAAGATATATTGAAAAGAACCTGCTTCTGAAAACTATTGAAACTGAAGATCTTGCAAAGGAAATTTTCAAGAATCGGAAGAGAAAGCGGGAACGAGAAGTggagagagatggagatgatTTCTTAGTTATCCTTTCGGGAAAAAGGGTTGGAAG GAAGCTCATTGGGAAGCAGCCTTACGTGTGGTTCGCTATCTCAAGAATAATTTTGGTCAAG GGGGTTCTCCTGTTTCTTGGCGGACACGAAAATAAGAGGTTGTCTCTCGCTCCTCGGCTGAAGCCGAATATCGGGCAATGGCTGAAACGGTTTGTGAACTACTTTGGTTGC TTTCTTAAGGACAAGTGGAAGATGATGAACAAAATACCTTGTGACACGGGGAATTGGGTAAGACTCGCAAATGAAAGACAACCAAATTACTATGTGTCCGAAGTTAGTTCTCAATGA